The genomic DNA TCGGAGTGTTCGATCGCGTCGGCGGTCTCCCGGTCGAAGACTCCGAAGGAATGGTTGTAGAACAACAACTCCCGGTCGGAGGAGCCGCCCGAGGCCCGACCCCCCTCGGCCTGCGCGGTCCCCACCCCACCCCCGATCGCTCCGGCGAGGGCCACAGCGAGCACGATGATCATCCGTAGTGCGCGACGCATCAGCATGTGCGGGAGCGTAGGGCGGGAAGGGAGCGGCTGCCGGTCTTTCTGAACGAGGTCGAAATGCTTGACATGGGGGGATTGGTGAGGGGCTGGGTCTGGCCGCGGTACGGGAACGGCGCGCCGCACACGCCCTAGCCTTGGCCGATGACCATCGGAAACCAGCCCCTTGACGACGCCGGCTCCGCTGGGCTGCCGCATCACCGGGCGCTGTTGGACGGCACGGACTGGGCCTCGCTCGGCACGGCGAGAGGGGACGGCGGTTTCCTGCCGGCCGTCCTCACCCGGCTCCTCGACCCTGATCCCGCGGTGCAGACCGGTGCCCTCAGGGAGTTGGAGCCGGTGCACCACCAGGACAGCTTCTACGAGGCCACGGTCCCGGTGGCCCTGTACGTCGCGGCGATCCTCGCCCGCCCCACGACCTCCGCACGGGCAGCGCTTCCGGAGTGGCTCGGATCCCTCGCCTGGGAGGCCGACGACGAATGTGTCGCCATGGGGGAACGCCATTTCAACGGCGGCTACCTCGAGACCTATCCGGAGCTGCGCGCGTTCCGTGACCAGCGCCCCGCGTTCTACCGTGCCGTCTCCCCTTTCCTGGACCACGACGACCCGGCAGTGCGCGACGCCGCGGTGATCGCCGCCCTCCCGATGACCGAGCATCCCGATCTCAACTGCCATCGGGGCGAGGTCGGGCAGCACGCCCGCCGTCTCCTGGCGACCAGCACCAGTCGCCCCGATCGCGGCCGGGCTCTGGCCGTACTCAAGAAGTGGGGCGAGGACATCAGGGGCCTGGAGACCGCCGACGACATTGGCGCGGGCGACCGACATGCCTCAGCCCGCAACGGGGTCGGGGGCTGCGTGGACGAGCCGCCGTTCTGACCGCGTGGCCCGTCGCAACAAGCCTTCGCCACTACGGACCTTCGTCACAGCAAGCTTCCGTCACAACAGGCTTTCGTCCCGGACCACCCAGCCCGTGCCCAACTCACGGCGCAGCGCCTCCAGCGCGGTCCGCGCCTGCTGTTTGAAACGCTGTAGTTCTTCGTCGGACCACGGGGACGGGTCCGGCGGATAGTCCCAGTCGATCGACGACTGGTACCACGTGGACAGCCTCGCCAGTTCGGCTCGGGTGGCCGGGGTGATCGGCAGACGCTCCAGGTCGCAGGGGTAGCCGTAGGGGCTGGCCATGTCCTCCGGCCACAACGGAGTGTCTACGCCGGCCTCGAAGAAGAAGCGCAAGTGGTGGACCATGCCGCACCCTCTCACTCCCGCACCCCCCTCACTCCCGCACCCCCCTCACTCCCGCACCCCCCTCACTCCCGCACCCCCCTCACTCCCGTATCTCTTACTCCCGTATCTCTTGATTCCGTACGGCGGGCACGGGCCCCGCGTCGACCCAGCGGCGATAGGCGTCCACGTCGACGTTGCTGCCGCACACGACGGTGACCACATGCCGCCCGGCGAAACGGTCCCGGTCTTCGAGGATCGCCGCGATGCCGAGCGCGGCCGACGGTTCGACGACGAGGCCCGCGTGGTCGAGGAGCATCCGCATACCGGCGATGATCGACGCCTCCCGGACCAGGACGGCGTCGTCGGCGACCAGGAGGAGATCGTCCAGGACGGCCGGGATGGGGTACCGGCCGGCGACGCCGTCGGCGATGGTGTCGGTCGAGTCGGTGGTGACGACGCGCCGTTGATGCCACGAGTGCGTCAACGCCGGGGCGCCCAACGGCTGGACGCAGATCACCTCGACGCCGGGCGCCAGCTCCTTCAGCACATGCCCCACGCCGGTGGCCAGCGCCCCGCCGCCGAGAGCGACCAGAACGGCGTCGAACGGCGGCGCGGCGCCCACCAGTTGCGCCGGTCCCCGCCCATCCCGTCCATCCGGCCCGTCCCACCCGTCCCGCGCTTCCACCAGCTCCAGGCCGATGGTCGCCGCGCCCTCGCAGGTCTCGAGGTCCAGGCTGTCCTCGACGAGCCGGATGCCGTCGTGGCGCGCGATGGCCGCCGCCCGCTCGCGCGCCAGCTCATGGTCACCGTCCACCAGCTCCAGCCGGGCACCGAACGCACGGATGCGCTCCAGCTTGGCCGCCGTGGCGAAGCGGGACGCCACGACCGTCACGTCCAGCCCCCGGCCGCGGCCGGACCAGGCGAGGGCCTGGCCGAGATTGCCCGCGCTGGCGCACACCACGGCCCGCGGACCGTGCTCGGCGAGCAGGCTCGCGATGACCTCGGTACCGCGGGCCTTGAAACTGCGGACCGGGTTCGCCGTTTCGAGCTTGATGCTCACCGCACACCCGAGACCCGGCTCCAGCGCCTCGCAGCGGTACAGCGGAGAGTCGAGAAAGACCGGGTCGATCACCCGGCGGGTCGCCCGGATCCGAGCGGTGTCGAGGCGGGTCCCGCGTGTCTCCTGCACGACACGGGAGCGTAGCCCGCCCGTACCGCGAGGTGACTCGGCACCGACGGATACGGCAGGCACCCATGCGCCGCGTCAGAGGCCGGCCGGATTGCCGGGCAGCCAGTCGGTGTGCTTCGCGCGAAGGCGGTCCCGTTCGGCGGGCGTGGTGAGGATGACGTCCGCCCCGCCGTCGTAGGGGTGGTGGACGCGGTGCAACTCGGTGTCGGTGACGAACACTTCGGCGAGTGTGTCGTCCGCGACGGCCCGCAGCAGTTCGTCGACGCAACCGTGCCGCCAGGGGCGCCGGTCGGCGTAGAGGCGGCTGTGGATGTGGAATTCCGGGTCGGGGTCGTCATCGTCCGACTCGGTCCACCAGGGGACGCCACCGGGGTGCAGTGACCGGCGCGGTTCCGGCCGGACGGCGGGCCCGGTGAGGGTGTTCGACCAGTCCACGGTCACCACGAACACGTCGGCGCCCGCGAACAACTCGTCGAGGACGGTGTTGTACCGGTGCAGCACGATCGCGTACTCGTCCTCGAACTCCGGATACCGCTTCGAGCCGGGGAGACTGTGGAAGCGCACCCAGCGGGCCGCGTACGTCCGGCGGAACGTGTGCGCGACGGGCGGACCCGACGGCCACCGCTCCCGCCACAGCGCGGCGAGCGGCGTCGGCGCGGTGCCCGTGCTCATCCCTTGCGCCCCACTGGCCGCCGTCCGAAAGACACCGCTGGAGTGCCACCTCCGGATCTCAGCGGCTCACCCCTCATGAACGGCGCCGCTCCCGAATCGCCGGCAGCGCGTACTCCGTCACCGCGGCGATGACCCCACGGGCGACCGGCTCGGGGTCGGTCGTGGCCGAGATGGTCCACCAGGTGTCACGGTTCGCGGGGAGGAGCCGCCCTATGCGGCTGTGCCAGGCGGCGGGGCCGTACACGGTGTTCGGGCTCGGGCGGGCGGGCAGGTGCGGCTGGCGCCTCCGGGCCTGCGCCCAGCCGAGCTTGTCGGCCACGGTCACGTTGAGCGTGAACTCGACGTGCCCCGCCGTGTTGTGCGCGGACTTCTGGAAGCCGATGAGGGCCCAGGTCTCCAGATGGGGCAGTTCGTACGTCTGCCCCGACCCCTTGAAACCCAGCGCACGCAGACCGGGAGCGAT from Streptomyces sp. NBC_01478 includes the following:
- a CDS encoding threonine ammonia-lyase, with amino-acid sequence MQETRGTRLDTARIRATRRVIDPVFLDSPLYRCEALEPGLGCAVSIKLETANPVRSFKARGTEVIASLLAEHGPRAVVCASAGNLGQALAWSGRGRGLDVTVVASRFATAAKLERIRAFGARLELVDGDHELARERAAAIARHDGIRLVEDSLDLETCEGAATIGLELVEARDGWDGPDGRDGRGPAQLVGAAPPFDAVLVALGGGALATGVGHVLKELAPGVEVICVQPLGAPALTHSWHQRRVVTTDSTDTIADGVAGRYPIPAVLDDLLLVADDAVLVREASIIAGMRMLLDHAGLVVEPSAALGIAAILEDRDRFAGRHVVTVVCGSNVDVDAYRRWVDAGPVPAVRNQEIRE
- a CDS encoding DUF4304 domain-containing protein yields the protein MADGSVSTAQQAFTSLMRARIAPGLRALGFKGSGQTYELPHLETWALIGFQKSAHNTAGHVEFTLNVTVADKLGWAQARRRQPHLPARPSPNTVYGPAAWHSRIGRLLPANRDTWWTISATTDPEPVARGVIAAVTEYALPAIRERRRS
- a CDS encoding DUF3885 domain-containing protein, which gives rise to MSTGTAPTPLAALWRERWPSGPPVAHTFRRTYAARWVRFHSLPGSKRYPEFEDEYAIVLHRYNTVLDELFAGADVFVVTVDWSNTLTGPAVRPEPRRSLHPGGVPWWTESDDDDPDPEFHIHSRLYADRRPWRHGCVDELLRAVADDTLAEVFVTDTELHRVHHPYDGGADVILTTPAERDRLRAKHTDWLPGNPAGL